In Penaeus monodon isolate SGIC_2016 chromosome 7, NSTDA_Pmon_1, whole genome shotgun sequence, the genomic stretch atatatatatatatatatataagtatgtatgtgtgtgtgtgtgcatatttgttaaaataaatatGCAATGCAAGCCTGGCCATAAAGTAGAGGTATAATGGAAATATATGTTAATCTAAATCAGTATAACACGTAGgtaaaatcatatgaaatatgatatatatatatatatatatatatatatatatatatatatatatatatatatatatatatataatatatatataaaaggtaaaaataaaataaaatgaatagctaaaaataagaattaaaacactaaaatggccgGCTAAAACTGCCTATTAAAACTGGTAGCCAACTAATCTTTTAAGCATGAATCTGTGAGGGTCAGGTATGCCGCTGAAAGAAGTTCCGTGGgctgagaggagaaagaaacacgacTATGACTCGACTGATTTGTTTTTCTAGGTTTGTATGTACATAGTATGTGCGAAATTGCTGCCGCGAAACGCAAATCAGTGCTGTTGCTCGTTTCGTATGAGCATTCTAGTACTCAGCTGATTTCGCTTTTCAGTTGATAAATACCTGGGTTGGATACGTAAGAAATAGTAAATGActtaataaaagaaacagaatatgataaaagaataaaacatgGCTGTGGAAAGTACCACGGAGACATTACCCAGGCTAATGAGTAAGCATGTCGATTTGTAGTCATATGCTGGAATGCTGCATGAAGACAGGTTCCtcagcgtacacacacacacacacacacacacacacacacacacacatatatatatatatatatatatatatatatatatatatatacatacatacatacatacatacatacacacacacacacacacatatatatcaatttgttCTTGTGGATACATCTTGTACCGTTCCAAAGTAAAATCTGTTTTAGAAATGGGGCGCTCATTCCCGCAGACAGCCCTTTAATAAATTATACCTATGGCTGGATGTCATATTCGACGTGGGCGCAAGAGTCTAAGAAAGGGCCACACTGAACCACGTGTCACCAGTGAACACATGTTCCACTCGTCCCTTCCGCGGCAGGGGCTGGTCCAGGGCAACGCGGCGGCCGCAGCAACACAATCGAAGGTTTACTTCGGGCTGAGGATCGCAACCTCCCGCGCTCAGTCGTCTCTCTTCCAGGGAGCGCCACGCACGCCAACGCTCCTTCCTTGCTTGGGTAAGTGAGACAGAAATTGTAGTGTCTATACAACACTTTTTAATACTGCTTATATCTCGTAtctttcccccccacacacatgcatacatacatacgtaaatacatacatacatacatacatacatatatatatatatatatatatatatatatatatatatatatatataaatatatatatgttgatatatatatatatatatatatatatatatatatatatgcacacacacacacacacacacacacacacacacacacacacacacacacatatatatatatatatatatatatatatatatatatatatatatatatgtatgtgtgtgtgtgtgtgtgtgtgtgtgtgtgtatagacatatatacacacacacacacatacacacatacacacacacacacacacacacacacacacacacacatacacacacacacacacacacacacacacacacacacatatatatatatatatatatatatatatatatgtgtatatactatatatatatgataattaataattaattgataataattataatggttattcttggtttgtctttttcattttgcttctaaattaccccctgtgtgcaaggaatggctagGGTTACCATTCACTGGCAgccgagggatttgaacgcagctCAGCAAGATTGCGAAACGAGACCGCTACCGCTGcagcttatatattaatatatatatatatatatatataatatatatatatatatatatatatatatatatatatatatatatatatatatatatatatgtctatatatgtgtatgtatatgtatgtatgtatgcgtatgtgcatgtgcgtctgcgcattcatacacacatcatgcgtgtgtgcatgtgtgtgtgcattcatatacacatgcacgcgtgcgcgcacatgagcacacacacgtaactgaaaaaaaattgggttagTTTTGcttagatacgatagtgatgtccgactgctgccttgtagttcagtccctAACCATAATAGTCCATAGCCTTGCGGCATCTATAAGTTGAAAATGCTTCGGGATCAACCCTGAGAAAAAATCCAGAGCCCGCAGGCAGTTCGTTgttgcttgcgacctcgttctggcaactcctacgacgccgctggtgccaaaccttATCGATTCATGCCATCCCTTTGGATTCATCAGCCACGTGGAGAGAGGGAGTCTGCtgcttgggcaacagcttgctactcacattctttcgcccagacattGACCTAAACAGGAGTGGGTAGAGACTATATTGCCAGAGTCGACATGGACTGATGATGgccttccatacacacacacacacatatatttatatatatatatatatatatatatatatatataaatatatatatatatatatatatatatatatatatatatatatatatatatatatatacatatatatgtatgtatgtataaatatcttctcttaacggtaggtccatgtctgagccaccgtggtcacagcatgatacttaattgtagttttcatgttgtgatgctcttggagtgagtacgaggtagggtccccagttcctttccacggagagtgccgttgttacctttttttaggtaatcattctctctattttatccgggctttggaccagcactgacttgggctggcttggccacccagtggctaggtaagcaatcgaggtgaagttccttgcccattggaacaacgcgccggccggtgactcgaaccctcgaactcagattgccgtcgtgacagtcttgagtccgacgctctaaccattcggccaccgcggccccatgtataaatataaatatatatatatatatatatatacacacatatatatatatatatatatatatatatatatatatatatatataatatgtatataatataatatgcatatgtatatatatatacatatatatatgtatatacatacacacgtaatattatataatatataatatatatatatatatatatatatatatattatatatatatatatatatatatatattatatattatatatatataatatatatatatatatatatatatatatatatatatatatatatatatatatattatatatatatggcctactgatagactccttgccggctgagcacatgtggagccatgtctatgtaataaaattcacaaaaacaacaGGTGACAGAACGTAAATCCGTGATGGTTGGgttaagaaatggccttcaatctcctctGCTAGACTCCTGATAAGCTGCTCCTTTTCCCTTCGCAGCAGTGACTATGTCCGGCTCACCAAGGGACGATCTCTTCTACGAGAAGGAAATCTGGTGTCTCgcgagagatagataaagggagataaatataaatatagatggatagatagacagatagatagatagacagacagatagatagataaatagatagatagatagatagaaagttattCCACAGCCTCGCGATGAGCTAGGCTTCCCTTCCTCCTTGGCAGGTGATGCCGTGGCTCACGGTCCTCGTGGTGCTGGTGGCGAGTGCCCTCCCGCGCCCCGTCCTGGCAGGGGAACGCTCCGTCGGCTACGTACTCGGCGGTGGAATGGGCAACATGCTGCTGGCCAAAGACACCAGACTCTCTGCAAGCCAGACATTGCTGGGAGACATAGATGGCTCTTCAGTTTGTGAGTTGATTTTTCTTTACTGGTTATATggtgaaggtatatatatatatatatatatatatatatatatatatatatataatatatatatatatatatatatatattattatatatacacatttataagtcaccccatcccacacacaccacacatatgatgatgaatgatgatgatgatgatgatgatgatatataatattagtatctctatatatatatatatatatatatatatatatatatatatatatatgccgtgtggctatatatgtatatactgtatatatatatatatgtatctataatatatatattatatatataatatatacctatatacacatatatttctgtctttctatctatcgatatatatgtacaataatagGTAAGTtatgcatatctattatatatgggtatatgtgtatataatttctatatatgtatgtatattttatatacatatatacatatatgtaatatatatgtctgtaatattataaataagggattcatatatgtattatatatgtttgtcctGGTAAGACACTAAACTGCACCTGGGTTTCCCTGGAACAAGGATCGCACCCTAATTAGTCCCATGCCAGTTGGGCGGTGAAGCGGtgcggcagcagggcagtggatatctggtgaaacaccttcggttctactggtTACTGGTGTCACCAACAATATGTTCTGGCGTATTACGTGTAACTGTtcaaaagcggcagagatagtttccCTAGTTTAGTtttttggagactgcgagttgagaaggatcctggggattccactcgacttttctttttctcctgaaaCCTCtccaccaatgattaaatacgaaatgataattcatacgaCATAGCCCGTCGCGTTGGTgtttcaaggggcgcgttattcagtgggccaACCAGGCTGAACATGTTAGATATGCCTCTGGAAGACAAAAG encodes the following:
- the LOC119574894 gene encoding uncharacterized protein LOC119574894 translates to MPWLTVLVVLVASALPRPVLAGERSVGYVLGGGMGNMLLAKDTRLSASQTLLGDIDGSSVCICRTYCILKVGCKGVSATPVDDHFLCRMVGKTVDRNVFVNSPGATFIFWEST